The genome window TGTGTCCATCGTGTCAGACCCCGCCGGATCCGAACGTCGGCCTGTGGATAACCGCCGACCACCACCGCCGAACGTCACCGCTCGCCAACTCCCCCTGTGGACAACCCACTCCGCCTTTGTCCCCACATCCGCACACGCCAGCGAAATCAGGGCGCGCCGCCCGCACCACACCTGCGACAATCGACCCCATGACCACGCTCAAGTCGAAGCTGCAGGCAGACCTCAACGCCGCCATCAAGGAGCGCGACGAGCTCCGCTCCTCGACGCTCCGGCTGACCCTCACCGCGATCACCAAGGAAGAGGTCGCGGGCAAGGAGAAGCGCGAGCTCTCCGACGACGAGGTGCTCAAGGTGATCACCAAGGAGGCGAAGAAGCGCCGCGAGGCCGCGGACGCCTTCGCCCAGGGCGGTCGTACGGAGTCGGCCGAGCGGGAGAAGGCGGAGGGCGAACTGCTCGCCGAGTACCTGCCCAAGCAGCTGTCCGACGAGGAGCTGAACCAGATCGTCGTGCAGGCCGTCGAGGAGGCCAAGGCCGCCGGTGCCGAGGGCCCGCGCGCGATGGGCCAGGTCATGAAGATCGTCAATCCGAAGGTGGCCGGCCTCGCCGAGGGAGGCCGGGTCGCCGCCCTCGTCAAGCGGCAGCTGACGGGCAGCTGACCGGACCGCGCGACCGACTGACGCGCGTCACAGCAGAACGGCGGTGGGGGCGCCCCTTTCCAGGGACGCCCCCACCGCCGTATCCACGCGGATCAGCGACTCATCGGAGCCGGCTCGGTCAGCCCACCCAGGGGCAGCCCACCCGGGGTCGGCTCACCCGAAGCCGCCCCCATTGCCGTTCCCGTTGTTCCCGCCGTTCGTCTGACCCTGGATCCAGTTCTCCGGGATGCTGAACTCCGGCGTGGGGAAGGTGGTGTCGCCGTCGGCGCCGCCGATGAAGCCGTCGTCGTTGTCGCCGTCGTCACCATTGCCGTTGTCGTCGTTCCCACCCCCGTTGCCGTTCCCGTTCCCGTTGTCGTTGTCGTCGTCCCCTCGGCCGCGGTCCGGCCGGTCCTCGGGGATGTAGACGCGGTTGAAGTCGGGGTTGGGCTTGCCCTCCAGCGCGCCGGACATCATGTCGCGCCAGATCGGGCCGGGGACCTTGCCGCCGAAGACCTTGGCGTACGGCACCCCGCCGATGGTGATGTTGACCATGCGGCGCTTGTGCGCCGGGTCGCCGACCCACACGGCACCGGCCATGTTCGGGGTGTAGCCCACGAACCAGGCCGCGTAACGGAAGTCCGTCGTACCGGTCTTACCGGCGCTGGGACGGCCGCTGCCGAGGCCGGCCTCCGTGCCCGTACCGTCCTCGACCACACCCCTGAGCAGGGCGTTGATGGTGTCAGCGGTGTTCTCGGACATGGCGCGCGAGCAGGTCGACTTCGGGACCTCCAGCGACTTCGACGTCTCGCCGACCCGCTGGGTGATGGACTCGATGGCGACCGGCGTGCAGTACATCCCGCGCGAGGCGAAGGTCGCGTACGCGTTCGCCATGGTCAGCGGTGACATCTCCTGGGTGCCCAGGGCGATCGACGGGTTCTGGCCCATCTTGGCGCCGT of Streptomyces phaeolivaceus contains these proteins:
- a CDS encoding GatB/YqeY domain-containing protein; amino-acid sequence: MTTLKSKLQADLNAAIKERDELRSSTLRLTLTAITKEEVAGKEKRELSDDEVLKVITKEAKKRREAADAFAQGGRTESAEREKAEGELLAEYLPKQLSDEELNQIVVQAVEEAKAAGAEGPRAMGQVMKIVNPKVAGLAEGGRVAALVKRQLTGS